One window from the genome of Pandoraea fibrosis encodes:
- the otnI gene encoding 2-oxo-tetronate isomerase, with the protein MPRFAANLTLLYQEFPFLDRFREAASDGFRGVEFLFPYDHPAQAIRARLNDAGLTQVLFNTPAGDWASGERGLAALPGREAQFRDGVELALDYADALGCRQLHVMAGCPDASASPDRCREVYLENLAYAAGQAAAHGVTILIEPINPRDFPRYFLTRQDQAHAIRQEVGASNLKVQFDAYHCQIVEGDLAVKLRQYIANIGHVQVAGVPARHEPDTGEVNYPFLFRLLDELNYAGWIGCEYRPQGATRDGLGWLKPWLRATR; encoded by the coding sequence ATGCCGCGATTTGCCGCGAATCTGACGCTGCTTTATCAGGAATTCCCGTTTCTGGACCGCTTTCGCGAAGCGGCGAGCGATGGCTTCCGGGGCGTCGAATTCCTGTTCCCCTACGACCATCCCGCGCAAGCGATCCGCGCGCGTCTGAACGACGCCGGACTGACGCAGGTGCTGTTCAATACGCCGGCGGGCGACTGGGCAAGCGGCGAGCGCGGACTGGCCGCCCTGCCGGGTCGCGAAGCGCAATTTCGTGATGGCGTCGAACTCGCGCTCGACTACGCCGACGCCCTCGGCTGTCGTCAATTGCATGTGATGGCCGGATGCCCCGACGCCTCGGCCTCACCCGATCGCTGCCGCGAGGTCTATCTCGAGAACCTCGCTTACGCGGCCGGGCAAGCCGCCGCCCACGGCGTCACGATCCTGATCGAACCCATCAATCCGCGCGACTTCCCCCGTTACTTCCTTACGCGTCAGGATCAGGCGCATGCCATTCGTCAGGAAGTGGGCGCCAGCAATCTCAAAGTGCAGTTCGACGCCTATCACTGCCAGATCGTCGAAGGCGATCTGGCAGTCAAGCTACGTCAATACATCGCGAACATCGGACATGTGCAGGTGGCGGGCGTCCCCGCGCGTCACGAACCGGACACCGGCGAGGTCAACTACCCCTTCCTGTTCCGTCTGCTCGACGAGTTGAACTACGCGGGATGGATCGGGTGCGAATACCGGCCGCAAGGCGCAACACGCGACGGGCTGGGCTGGCTCAAACCCTGGCTCAGAGCCACACGGTGA
- the rsmI gene encoding 16S rRNA (cytidine(1402)-2'-O)-methyltransferase: MDDRLMSLAEGQHYPTGTLYVVATPLGNTADITVRALHILGLVDAIACEDTRNSAQLLQRYGIDKPLIAAHQHNENEAATRLVERLRGGERIAYISDAGTPGISDPGARLVDAVRAAGLAVVPVPGASAVITLLSAAGAWVESFTFVGFLPSKAQQRAQAIAALAASTSAQVFYEAPHRIVETVAALADGLSGDRRLLIGRELTKRFEDIHECALSEGVTWLKADANRQRGEFVLAVSGATASASEDGVDAEAQRVLALLVAELPTKSAAKLAAAITGAPKNALYERALALKNG, translated from the coding sequence ATGGATGATCGTCTGATGTCGCTGGCCGAAGGCCAGCATTACCCGACCGGCACGCTGTACGTCGTGGCCACGCCGTTGGGCAATACCGCCGACATCACCGTGCGAGCGCTTCACATCCTCGGCCTGGTCGACGCCATCGCCTGTGAAGATACCCGTAACAGTGCGCAGTTGCTGCAACGGTATGGCATCGACAAGCCGCTGATTGCGGCCCATCAACACAACGAGAATGAGGCGGCAACGCGACTCGTCGAGCGCCTGCGCGGCGGCGAGCGCATCGCCTACATTTCGGATGCCGGCACGCCCGGCATCTCGGACCCAGGTGCGCGGCTGGTCGACGCCGTGCGGGCTGCGGGCCTCGCCGTGGTGCCGGTGCCGGGCGCAAGCGCGGTGATCACGCTGCTCTCGGCGGCCGGCGCCTGGGTGGAGTCGTTCACGTTCGTGGGATTCCTGCCGTCGAAGGCGCAGCAGCGGGCTCAGGCGATTGCAGCACTCGCGGCGTCGACGTCGGCGCAGGTCTTCTACGAGGCGCCGCATCGGATCGTGGAGACGGTCGCCGCACTGGCTGACGGCCTGAGCGGCGATCGACGACTGTTGATCGGGCGCGAATTGACCAAGCGCTTCGAAGACATTCACGAGTGCGCGCTGAGTGAAGGGGTGACGTGGCTGAAGGCCGACGCGAATCGTCAACGCGGCGAATTCGTGCTGGCGGTTTCCGGTGCGACGGCGAGTGCGAGCGAAGACGGCGTCGACGCCGAAGCGCAACGCGTCCTCGCGCTCCTCGTTGCGGAACTGCCGACGAAAAGCGCCGCCAAGCTCGCGGCAGCGATTACCGGCGCCCCAAAGAATGCCCTTTACGAACGCGCGCTCGCGTTGAAAAACGGTTGA
- a CDS encoding MBL fold metallo-hydrolase, producing MNVTLIPVTPFQQNCTLLVCDATKRAAVVDPGGDIDRIAGEIERQGVTLEKIFLTHGHLDHCGGAGALAAKYNVPIEGPHPDDAFWIDQLEAQSARFGFPEPEPFTPDRWLGDGDTVQFGDVTLDVFHCPGHTPGHVVFFSADERLASVGDVLFAGSIGRTDFPRGNHADLIASIRDKLWPLGSDVTFIPGHGPVSTFGQERETNPYVADAVLARSAV from the coding sequence ATGAACGTCACCCTGATTCCTGTCACGCCTTTCCAGCAAAACTGCACCCTGCTCGTCTGCGATGCGACGAAGCGCGCCGCCGTGGTCGACCCCGGTGGCGATATCGACCGGATCGCGGGCGAGATCGAACGCCAGGGGGTGACGCTCGAAAAGATCTTCCTGACGCACGGCCATCTGGACCATTGCGGTGGCGCAGGCGCACTCGCGGCGAAGTACAACGTGCCGATCGAGGGCCCCCACCCGGACGACGCCTTCTGGATCGACCAGCTCGAGGCGCAAAGTGCGCGATTCGGCTTCCCCGAGCCCGAGCCGTTCACCCCCGACCGCTGGCTGGGTGACGGCGATACCGTCCAGTTCGGCGACGTCACCCTGGACGTGTTCCATTGCCCCGGCCATACACCGGGCCATGTGGTGTTCTTCTCGGCAGACGAGCGTCTGGCGAGCGTCGGCGACGTCCTGTTCGCCGGCTCCATCGGCCGCACCGACTTTCCGCGCGGCAATCATGCCGACCTGATCGCCTCGATCCGCGACAAGCTCTGGCCGCTCGGCAGCGACGTGACGTTCATTCCGGGACACGGCCCCGTGTCCACGTTCGGTCAGGAGCGCGAGACCAATCCTTATGTTGCCGACGCCGTACTCGCCCGGAGCGCCGTATGA
- a CDS encoding 3'-5' exonuclease family protein — MSRTPSRIIPVDEEIFVSTDVEADGPIPGPHSMLSFASAAYTADKELIGTFSANLECLPDAKGHPLTMKWWKTEPEAWAACRVDPEDPAKALKAYVKWVEKLPGKPVFVAYPAGFDFTFMFWYMMRFVGRCPFSWSALDIKTLAFAMTGMPYRKCIKPRLPQVWLDPLPHTHVALDDALEQGALFCNMLAELREQQKTLSELPGWRGAGLTANADAPVFGSAAAAQASVAEADAESPETGPGKDSTAHG, encoded by the coding sequence ATGTCCCGCACCCCGTCGCGCATCATTCCCGTGGACGAGGAGATTTTCGTCAGCACCGATGTCGAAGCCGACGGCCCGATCCCCGGGCCGCATTCGATGCTGAGCTTCGCCTCGGCGGCCTACACGGCGGACAAGGAATTGATCGGCACCTTCAGCGCCAACCTCGAGTGCCTGCCGGATGCGAAGGGCCATCCGCTGACGATGAAATGGTGGAAGACCGAGCCCGAAGCGTGGGCTGCTTGCCGCGTCGACCCGGAAGATCCGGCCAAAGCGCTCAAGGCGTATGTGAAGTGGGTAGAGAAGCTACCGGGCAAACCGGTGTTCGTCGCTTACCCGGCGGGGTTCGATTTCACCTTCATGTTCTGGTACATGATGCGTTTCGTCGGACGTTGTCCGTTCTCGTGGTCGGCGCTCGACATCAAGACGCTCGCGTTCGCGATGACCGGCATGCCCTACCGCAAGTGCATCAAGCCGCGCTTGCCGCAAGTCTGGCTCGACCCGCTGCCGCACACGCACGTGGCGCTCGACGACGCGCTCGAACAAGGCGCGCTCTTCTGCAACATGCTCGCCGAGCTGCGCGAACAGCAGAAGACGTTGTCCGAACTCCCGGGCTGGCGGGGTGCCGGACTCACGGCCAACGCCGATGCGCCGGTATTCGGATCGGCGGCGGCAGCGCAGGCATCCGTCGCCGAAGCGGACGCCGAATCGCCTGAAACCGGGCCCGGCAAAGACAGCACGGCCCACGGCTGA
- a CDS encoding energy transducer TonB family protein, whose product MNTQLSRCQRAPSAAAWLVIVAGISGVLAVAGCANPDFEPKKPLILNLSPGQPPVTALDQYKIVAAQRVTEVNAKEITPGNPQPMLRSVVSLEYWVDRSGNVTSVALYRSNGDREAERIAVASLRRASPLPAPSRALVDSSGRVRAVETWLFNNDGRFQLRSVAAPQIDGQ is encoded by the coding sequence ATGAATACGCAACTTTCCCGGTGCCAGCGGGCACCGTCCGCCGCCGCATGGCTCGTCATCGTTGCCGGGATTTCGGGCGTTCTGGCCGTCGCCGGTTGCGCCAATCCGGATTTCGAACCCAAGAAGCCGCTCATCCTGAATCTGTCACCCGGTCAGCCACCGGTCACGGCGCTCGATCAGTACAAGATCGTGGCCGCGCAACGCGTGACGGAAGTGAACGCGAAGGAAATCACACCGGGCAATCCACAGCCGATGTTGCGCTCGGTGGTCTCGCTCGAGTATTGGGTCGACCGTAGCGGAAACGTGACAAGCGTCGCGCTCTATCGCAGCAATGGCGATCGCGAGGCGGAGCGCATCGCGGTGGCCAGCCTGCGACGGGCCAGCCCGTTGCCGGCCCCCAGCCGGGCGTTGGTCGACAGTAGCGGACGTGTGCGCGCCGTCGAGACCTGGCTCTTCAACAACGATGGCCGGTTCCAGTTGCGCAGCGTGGCGGCGCCTCAGATCGACGGGCAATGA
- a CDS encoding septal ring lytic transglycosylase RlpA family protein, with protein sequence MLTRFAVGCVLALTLTACTTPLEPPSQTAAATSATGERARAREANAPVGSSFDLHWPGRSYRAEGLNPGDPDAPDRDGEARLRADAGTFFQSGMASWYGKKFHGRRTATGEAFDMNEPTAAHPTLPLGSFALVRNVANNKTVVVKINDRGPYARNRIIDLSFGAAKQLDFIRAGHAKVEIRRLSRSEVAALGLDSNTP encoded by the coding sequence ATGCTCACACGGTTCGCGGTTGGTTGCGTCCTCGCCCTGACGTTGACAGCCTGCACAACGCCGCTCGAACCCCCCAGCCAAACGGCTGCCGCCACTTCGGCGACAGGCGAGCGCGCCCGTGCGCGCGAAGCCAACGCACCGGTCGGCTCGAGCTTCGATTTGCACTGGCCGGGCCGGTCGTATCGCGCCGAAGGCCTCAATCCCGGCGACCCCGATGCACCGGATCGCGACGGTGAAGCTCGTCTGCGCGCCGATGCCGGCACGTTCTTTCAGAGCGGTATGGCGTCCTGGTATGGCAAGAAATTCCACGGCCGACGCACGGCTACAGGGGAAGCGTTCGACATGAACGAGCCGACCGCCGCGCATCCGACGTTGCCGCTGGGAAGCTTCGCGCTGGTTCGCAACGTCGCCAATAACAAGACCGTCGTCGTCAAAATCAACGATCGCGGGCCCTATGCCCGAAATCGCATCATCGATCTGTCGTTTGGCGCGGCAAAGCAACTCGACTTCATTCGTGCCGGCCACGCCAAGGTCGAAATCCGTCGCCTGTCCCGCAGCGAAGTCGCGGCCCTCGGCCTGGACAGCAACACGCCCTGA
- a CDS encoding ABC transporter ATP-binding protein, producing the protein MLSAKDLKITFNPGTPIENRALRGMSLEIPTGQFVTVIGSNGAGKSTFLNAISGDLSVDSGTISIDGNDVTKKTAWQRASQVARVFQDPMAGTCEALTIEENMALAVKRGERRGFGFALNRGLRERFREKLSLLNLGLENRLSDRIGLLSGGQRQAVSLLMASLQPSRILLLDEHTAALDPKTAAFVLELTARIVQESKLTAMMVTHSMRQALDYGDRTVMLHQGKVVLDVSGEARKGLDVPDLLQMFERTRGEQLDDDALLLS; encoded by the coding sequence ATGTTGAGCGCAAAAGACCTCAAGATCACTTTCAACCCGGGCACGCCCATCGAGAACCGCGCGCTGCGAGGCATGTCGCTCGAGATCCCGACGGGCCAGTTCGTGACGGTCATCGGTTCGAACGGTGCCGGCAAATCCACCTTCCTGAACGCGATCAGCGGTGACTTGTCGGTGGATTCGGGCACGATTTCCATCGACGGCAACGACGTGACGAAGAAAACGGCGTGGCAGCGCGCGAGTCAGGTGGCGCGCGTGTTTCAGGACCCGATGGCGGGGACGTGCGAGGCGTTGACCATCGAGGAAAACATGGCGTTGGCGGTCAAGCGCGGCGAGCGCCGGGGCTTCGGCTTTGCGCTGAATCGGGGGCTGCGCGAGCGGTTCCGCGAGAAGCTGAGTCTGCTTAATCTCGGGTTGGAGAACCGGCTGTCGGACCGTATCGGGTTGCTCTCCGGCGGTCAGCGTCAGGCGGTGAGTCTGTTGATGGCGTCGTTGCAGCCATCGCGAATTCTGCTGCTCGACGAACATACGGCCGCGCTGGACCCGAAAACGGCGGCGTTCGTGCTGGAGTTGACGGCGCGCATTGTGCAGGAAAGCAAGCTCACGGCGATGATGGTCACGCACAGCATGCGTCAGGCACTCGATTACGGCGACCGCACCGTGATGTTGCATCAGGGGAAGGTCGTGCTGGACGTGTCGGGCGAGGCGCGTAAGGGCCTGGATGTGCCCGATCTGCTGCAAATGTTCGAACGCACGCGTGGCGAACAACTCGACGACGACGCGCTGCTGCTGAGCTGA
- a CDS encoding dienelactone hydrolase family protein translates to MAGRFISIKSRDGKTFQAYLALPKGPGKGPGLVLCQEIFGVNAYIRELADRYAEEGYVVLAPDLFWRIEPGIELGYSSGDWQRAFALFQSFDVDLGMEDVGASVDALRALPECVGGVGVVGYCLGGKLAALSVTRTSADVAVGYYGVGLEQHIDELAGEHPPLVLHIAELDKYAPAEVRETLATRLGEHANITLYSYPDADHAFARPGDHFNRAATQLAHQRTIGAVRRVLGPHYDFASLWETHCAYEFAIREIDPLMKTMVAEPYVNHIPTMTGGVGHQQLAHFYRNHFVNSNPPDTKLIPISRTIGATQLVDELLFCFTHTTPVDWMLPGVEPTGRRVEIPLVAIVRFRGDKLEHEHIYWDQASVLVQIGLLDPTGLPVSGVETARKLQDENLPSNTLMPNWSFGTRPH, encoded by the coding sequence ATGGCAGGACGCTTCATCAGCATCAAGTCGCGCGACGGCAAAACCTTTCAGGCCTATCTGGCGCTTCCCAAAGGGCCGGGAAAAGGTCCGGGACTGGTGCTGTGTCAGGAGATTTTCGGCGTGAACGCTTACATACGCGAGCTTGCCGATCGATACGCCGAAGAGGGCTACGTCGTGCTGGCGCCCGATCTGTTCTGGCGCATCGAGCCGGGTATCGAGCTGGGCTATTCGTCCGGCGACTGGCAGCGCGCGTTCGCCTTGTTCCAGAGCTTCGATGTAGACCTTGGAATGGAAGATGTCGGCGCGAGCGTCGACGCCTTGCGTGCGTTACCCGAATGTGTCGGGGGTGTGGGGGTCGTCGGCTACTGCCTTGGCGGCAAGCTGGCCGCCCTGTCGGTCACGCGCACGAGCGCAGACGTGGCCGTGGGCTATTACGGCGTGGGGTTGGAGCAGCACATCGACGAACTGGCCGGCGAGCACCCGCCACTCGTGCTGCACATTGCCGAACTCGACAAATATGCACCCGCCGAAGTCCGGGAGACCCTCGCCACACGGTTGGGCGAGCACGCCAACATCACGCTCTACAGCTATCCCGACGCCGATCATGCCTTCGCCCGCCCCGGCGATCACTTCAACCGGGCGGCGACGCAGCTCGCGCATCAGCGCACCATCGGTGCCGTGCGTCGTGTCCTGGGCCCGCACTATGACTTCGCGTCGCTCTGGGAGACGCATTGCGCGTATGAGTTCGCCATCCGCGAGATCGATCCGTTGATGAAGACGATGGTGGCCGAGCCGTATGTCAATCACATTCCGACGATGACGGGCGGGGTGGGCCATCAGCAACTGGCGCACTTTTACCGGAACCACTTCGTCAACAGCAATCCACCAGACACCAAGCTGATTCCGATTTCGCGAACGATCGGCGCGACGCAACTCGTCGACGAATTGCTGTTCTGCTTTACGCATACGACGCCGGTCGACTGGATGTTGCCGGGTGTCGAGCCCACCGGACGCCGCGTCGAGATTCCGCTGGTCGCCATCGTGCGGTTCCGGGGCGACAAGCTCGAGCATGAGCATATCTATTGGGATCAGGCGAGCGTGCTGGTGCAGATCGGCCTGCTGGACCCCACCGGTTTGCCGGTGTCTGGCGTGGAGACGGCGCGAAAGTTGCAGGACGAGAATCTGCCGTCCAACACGCTGATGCCGAATTGGTCATTCGGGACGCGACCGCACTGA
- a CDS encoding YraN family protein, which produces MSNQLGESFEGRAQTLLERRGWRLVARNYRCRGGEIDLIMRDRAGVLVFVEVRARARSDFGGAAESITRAKRRRLMLAARHYLLRRPAGRCRFDVVAFDGHPPVVRWLPDAFGADDG; this is translated from the coding sequence ATGTCGAATCAGCTTGGAGAATCGTTCGAGGGCCGCGCGCAGACGCTGCTGGAGCGACGCGGCTGGCGGCTTGTCGCGCGCAACTATCGGTGTCGCGGCGGCGAAATCGACCTCATTATGCGGGATCGCGCCGGGGTACTGGTATTCGTCGAGGTGCGCGCCCGCGCGCGCAGCGACTTTGGCGGAGCGGCCGAGAGCATTACGCGTGCCAAGCGACGTCGCCTGATGCTCGCCGCGCGTCATTACCTTTTGCGGCGTCCTGCGGGGCGTTGCCGCTTCGACGTCGTGGCGTTCGATGGCCATCCGCCGGTGGTGCGCTGGCTGCCTGACGCCTTTGGCGCCGACGACGGTTGA
- a CDS encoding ABC transporter permease, whose amino-acid sequence MSLFSMMGALEIGLIFSLVALGVLISFRILNFPDLTVDGSFALGGAVAATLIAGGTNPFAATVAAMAAGALAGFITGWLNVRLKIMDLLASILMMIALYSVNLRVMGAPNVPLITSPTVFTMILPENAPDWLPDFVLRPLLLLVVVVVAKLGLDYFFSSQQGLAMRSTGANSRMARAQGVNTGHEILAGMALSNALVALAGALFAQSQGGADISMGIGTIVIGLAAVIIGETILPARRLILTTLAVVVGAVLYRFFIALALNSDFIGLKAQDLNLVTALLVAVALVLPATRRKLFARKNGGA is encoded by the coding sequence ATGTCCCTTTTTTCTATGATGGGCGCACTGGAGATCGGTCTGATCTTCAGCCTCGTGGCGCTCGGGGTGCTGATTTCCTTCCGCATCCTCAATTTTCCCGATCTGACCGTTGACGGCAGCTTCGCGCTTGGCGGCGCGGTGGCGGCGACGCTGATCGCCGGCGGCACCAATCCCTTTGCGGCGACCGTCGCGGCGATGGCGGCCGGGGCGTTGGCGGGCTTCATCACGGGCTGGCTCAATGTGCGTCTGAAGATCATGGATCTGCTCGCCAGTATCCTGATGATGATCGCGCTCTATTCCGTGAACCTGCGTGTGATGGGCGCGCCGAACGTGCCGCTGATCACGTCGCCGACGGTCTTCACGATGATCCTGCCGGAGAATGCACCGGACTGGCTGCCGGACTTCGTGCTGCGTCCGCTCCTTCTGCTGGTGGTGGTGGTCGTAGCGAAGCTCGGTCTCGACTATTTCTTCTCGTCACAGCAGGGTCTCGCCATGCGTTCGACGGGCGCGAATTCGCGCATGGCTCGTGCACAGGGCGTGAACACGGGACACGAGATTCTGGCCGGCATGGCGCTGTCGAATGCGCTGGTGGCACTCGCCGGTGCGCTGTTTGCACAGTCTCAGGGCGGTGCGGATATTTCGATGGGGATCGGTACCATCGTGATCGGTCTGGCGGCGGTGATCATCGGCGAGACGATTCTGCCGGCGCGACGCCTCATTCTCACCACGCTCGCGGTGGTCGTCGGGGCGGTGTTGTACCGCTTCTTCATCGCGCTGGCGCTCAACAGCGATTTCATCGGTCTGAAAGCGCAGGACCTCAATTTGGTGACGGCCTTGCTCGTCGCGGTGGCGTTGGTGCTGCCGGCGACGCGTCGCAAGCTGTTCGCCCGTAAGAACGGAGGCGCCTGA
- a CDS encoding ABC transporter substrate-binding protein, protein MSTMGKHAKRTLLCAVAAALLGTTGAAFAQTTKSVAVLAIVEHPALDAIRDGARDELKAEGYEVGKNLKWEYQSAQGNVGTAAQIARKFVGDKPDAIIGIATPTAQAVAAATKSVPLVFSGVTDPVAAQLVKSWEPSGTNVTGVSDKLPLDKQVALIKRVVPNAKRVGMVYNPGEANSVVVVNELKKLLPAAGLTLVEAAAPRTVDISSAASSLAGKVDVIYTNTDNNVVSAYESLVKVANDRKIPLVASDTDSVKRGAIAALGINYYDLGRQTGKVVGRILKGEKPGAIASQTSSNLELFVNTAAAAKQGVTLSDDLVKEAKTVIKQ, encoded by the coding sequence ATGTCGACAATGGGCAAACACGCCAAGCGCACTCTGCTGTGCGCCGTGGCCGCAGCGTTGTTGGGGACGACCGGCGCGGCATTCGCGCAAACGACGAAGTCGGTGGCCGTGCTCGCCATCGTGGAGCATCCGGCACTCGACGCCATCCGTGATGGCGCGCGCGACGAACTCAAGGCGGAAGGCTACGAGGTCGGCAAGAACCTCAAGTGGGAATACCAGAGCGCACAGGGCAATGTCGGCACGGCCGCGCAGATCGCCCGCAAGTTTGTGGGCGACAAGCCGGACGCCATCATCGGCATCGCCACGCCGACGGCACAGGCCGTCGCGGCCGCCACCAAGTCGGTGCCGCTGGTGTTCTCGGGCGTGACCGATCCGGTCGCCGCACAACTGGTCAAGAGCTGGGAGCCGTCGGGCACCAATGTGACCGGTGTGTCGGACAAGCTGCCGCTGGACAAGCAGGTCGCGCTGATCAAGCGCGTGGTGCCGAACGCCAAGCGCGTGGGCATGGTGTACAACCCGGGTGAAGCCAATTCGGTCGTGGTCGTCAACGAGCTGAAGAAGCTGTTGCCCGCCGCCGGCCTGACGCTGGTCGAAGCCGCTGCACCGCGCACCGTCGACATCAGCTCGGCTGCCAGCAGCCTGGCCGGCAAGGTCGACGTGATCTACACCAACACGGACAACAACGTCGTGTCGGCTTACGAATCGCTGGTGAAGGTGGCTAACGACCGCAAGATCCCGCTGGTGGCGTCGGATACCGATAGCGTGAAGCGTGGGGCCATTGCGGCGCTGGGCATCAACTATTACGACCTGGGCCGTCAGACGGGCAAGGTGGTCGGCCGTATCCTGAAGGGCGAGAAGCCGGGTGCGATCGCTTCGCAGACCAGCTCGAATCTGGAACTGTTCGTGAACACGGCTGCGGCCGCCAAGCAAGGCGTGACGCTGTCGGACGATCTGGTGAAGGAAGCCAAGACGGTCATCAAGCAGTAA
- the arsC gene encoding arsenate reductase (glutaredoxin) (This arsenate reductase requires both glutathione and glutaredoxin to convert arsenate to arsenite, after which the efflux transporter formed by ArsA and ArsB can extrude the arsenite from the cell, providing resistance.), with protein MITVYHNPRCSKSREALALVEGSPAVGGSDLQIIEYLKTPPTLAELKRLHKLLGVPVRDMIRSNEAEYAELGLADTTLTDDALLAAVAKHPKLLQRPIVVNGDKAVIARPPELANNVL; from the coding sequence ATGATTACCGTGTATCACAACCCGCGCTGCTCGAAGTCGCGCGAAGCACTGGCCCTGGTGGAGGGGTCTCCGGCCGTGGGGGGCAGCGATCTGCAAATCATCGAATATCTGAAGACGCCGCCCACACTGGCCGAACTCAAGCGTCTGCACAAACTGCTTGGCGTGCCTGTGCGCGACATGATTCGCAGCAACGAAGCCGAGTATGCGGAATTGGGGCTGGCCGACACGACGCTGACCGACGACGCGTTGCTCGCCGCCGTGGCAAAGCACCCGAAGCTATTGCAGCGTCCTATCGTGGTGAACGGAGACAAAGCCGTGATTGCACGTCCGCCCGAGTTGGCGAACAACGTGCTGTAA